A genomic segment from Macadamia integrifolia cultivar HAES 741 unplaced genomic scaffold, SCU_Mint_v3 scaffold1600, whole genome shotgun sequence encodes:
- the LOC122064293 gene encoding E3 ubiquitin protein ligase RIE1-like produces the protein MAETSSTVTVNEASVPLLRPRQATNTDLTSRPTTLALLLGRAAGRRGPSMLVRETAALQLEERRADWGFSKPVVALDIAWNLAFTVGAIVMLALTTNEKPNTPIRVWICGYALQCVVHVVLVWLEYRRRNMRRTRGGEEGVRTSDSELNDSDDEDVDGGRTSGSRSRIAKRCESVNTMASFLWWIVGFYWVVSGGNSLLQDAPRLYWLAVIFLAFDVFFAIFCVALACLIGVALCCCLPCIIGILYAVAGQEGASEADLTILPKYKFRIRSDEKPNAGAGSMVPIETNSGCLADERLLLPEHAECCVCLTPYEDGVELHALPCNHHFHASCIVKWLKINATCPLCKYNIVKGNNELV, from the exons ATGGCGGAAACGTCATCGACCGTAACCGTCAACGAGGCATCCGTGCCTTTATTACGTCCAAGGCAGGCCACCAATACGGATTTGACGTCTCGCCCGACCACTCTTGCGCTCTTGCTGGGTCGAGCAGCCGGTCGGCGAGGGCCGTCAATGCTGGTGCGTGAGACGGCGGCGCTGCAGCTCGAGGAACGACGTGCTGATTGGGGTTTCTCGAAGCCTGTTGTTGCTCTTGACATTGCTTGGAACCTTGCGTTCACTGTTGGGGCTATTGTGATGCTTGCTTTGACCACAAATGAGAAGCCTAACACTCCAATTAGGGTTTGGATCTGTGGGTATGCGCTACAGTGTGTGGTTCATGTGGTTTTGGTGTGGTTGGAGTACAGGAGAAGGAATATGCGAAGGACTCGAGGTGGCGAAGAGGGAGTGAGGACTTCTGATTCAGAATTGAATGATAGCGACGATGAAGATGTAGATGGCGGGCGTACGAGTGGGAGTCGATCAAG GATTGCCAAACGATGTGAATCTGTTAATACAATGGCTTCCTTTCTTTGGTGGATAGTTGGTTTTTATTGGGTGGTCTCTGGTGGTAATTCTCTTCTGCAGGATGCTCCACGTCTTTACTG GTTGGCTGTAATATTTCTAGCATTCGATGTGTTTTTTGCCATCTTTTGTGTTGCTTTGGCATGTTTGATTGGAGTCGCACTCTGCTGCTGCTTACCTTGCATTATTGGAATTCTTTATGCTGTGGCAGGCCAG GAAGGTGCATCAGAGGCAGATCTCACCATCCTTCCGAAATACAAGTTCCGAATTAGAAGTGATGAAAAGCCTAATGCTGGAGCAGGGTCCATGGTTCCCATAGAAACAAATAGTGGATGCTTGGCTGATGAACGTCTTCTTTTACCCGAGCATGCG GAATGCTGTGTTTGCCTCACCCCATATGAGGATGGGGTAGAGCTCCATGCCCTTCCTTGCAACCACCACTTCCATGCTTCATGCATTGTGAAATGGCTTAAGATTAATGCAACGTGTCCTCTGTGCAAGTACAACATCGTCAAGGGAAACAATGAACTGGTCTGA
- the LOC122064283 gene encoding uncharacterized protein LOC122064283, with amino-acid sequence MERRKHKASTDELDVMKAAAWEWYQHGSGSEGKTVREFDLTRPRRSPGPSRYKLEVMRMADDNTEEGSSQSRSIISLLDPYEVGRISKHLEYLIESTRDNYYDESHSSTGYQDRKKEGSLPESKKKKKKEKNSKRFNGFFSCGSRGDVVEGRMLVGRRMP; translated from the coding sequence ATGGAGAGAAGAAAGCATAAAGCAAGCACAGATGAATTGGACGTCATGAAAGCCGCAGCATGGGAGTGGTACCAGCATGGATCAGGCTCTGAAGGGAAAACAGTTCGCGAATTCGATCTCACAAGGCCAAGGAGATCCCCAGGACCATCTCGGTACAAGCTAGAAGTGATGAGGATGGCTGATGATAACACAGAGGAGGGATCATCGCAGTCAAGAAGCATAATTTCTCTACTTGATCCATATGAAGTTGGAAGGATCTCCAAGCATCTAGAATATCTCATAGAGTCTACTAGGGATAACTATTATGATGAGTCTCATTCCAGTACTGGTTATCAAGATCGTAAGAAAGAAGGGTCGTTGCCAgagagcaagaagaagaagaagaaggagaagaatagtAAGAGATTTAATGGGTTCTTCTCATGTGGTTCACGGGGAGATGTGGTGGAAGGAAGAATGCTGGTGGGGCGTAGGATGCCATAG
- the LOC122064292 gene encoding NF-X1-type zinc finger protein NFXL1-like: MSSQHRNDRREGPRVPACTARQQWVPRGSTPTVVNPPSSFNSNPNGNGRDSNYSSAPPSGRHRGGFVPRRYTAQPSHPKKEPEILQPKVFDVPQLVQEIQDKLAKRAVECMICYDMVGRSAQIWSCSSCYSVFHLNCIKKWARAPTSVDMSVEKNQSGNWRCPGCQSVQLLMAKEIRYLCFCGKRPDPPADLYLTPHSCGEPCGKPLEREVSGGGNYNDDDRCPHVCVLQCHPGPCPPCKAFAPSRRCPCGKKMITTRCSDRKSMLTCGQPCRKILECGRHRCERICHQGPCDPCRATIKALCFCNKKVEILLCGEMVVKGNVRQMDGAFSCNSTCGKKLACGNHFCGEDCHPGPCGDCGLTPWRIKTCYCGRTRIQNERLSCLDPIPTCCETCVMLLPCGIHQCKESCHAGDCPPCLVPVNQKCRCGSSSRTVECYRTVDEKDKFVCDKPCGRKKTCGKHRCSERCCPLSDSNSQVVGLWDPHLCSMVCGKKLRCGQHSCESLCHCGHCPPCLETIFTDLTCACGKTSIPPPQPCGTPPPSCQHPCSVPQPCGHPSTHSCHFGDCPPCSIPAAKECIGGHVVLRNIPCGTRDIRCNQLCGKTRQCGMHACGRTCHPPPCDSNSGSGSGSGSGVKDPCGQVCGSPRRDCRHTCTATCHPLSPCPDLRCDFPVTITCSCGRITATVPCDAGGSGHVDTVLEASVIHKLPAPLQPVEATGKKVPLGQRKLTCDEECTKLERRRVLADAFDITAPNLDALHFGENSTVSDMLADLCRRDPKWVLSIEERFRFLVLGKNKGGTSNSLRVHVFSSMVKEKRDAVRKIAERWKLAIHAAGWEPRRFLVVHVTPKSKAPSRILGAKDAGPVAMSHTVFDPVVDMDPRLVVAFWDLPRDADISALVLRFGGECELVWLNDKNALAVFSDPARAATALRRLDHGSVYHSAAVVLQNGPTSSGLNAWGTWGAKEGSVGTTLKGNPWKKAVVQEPNWKDDSGRDWPGASADVLVSSWKGKEAPFVPSTNRWGILDSDAFSNSAATSSVGTDNTGNHRMASSSTSEQESITSGSSSTVQPGALNDANLSEVVDDWEKDCS, translated from the coding sequence ATGAGCTCCCAACATCGCAATGATCGAAGGGAGGGACCCCGAGTTCCTGCTTGTACTGCCCGTCAACAGTGGGTTCCTAGAGGATCCACTCCCACTGTTGTGAATCCACCTTCGAGCTTCAATTCAAATCCCAATGGAAATGGTAGAGACTCGAATTACAGTTCCGCCCCTCCTTCGGGTCGCCATAGAGGAGGCTTCGTTCCACGAAGATACACGGCGCAGCCTTCCCATCCGAAGAAGGAACCGGAGATTCTACAGCCCAAGGTATTCGATGTCCCGCAACTTGTGCAAGAAATTCAAGATAAGCTCGCGAAAAGGGCGGTTGAATGCATGATTTGTTATGATATGGTGGGGAGGTCTGCCCAAATCTGGTCGTGCTCGAGCTGTTACTCCGTTTTCCATCTCAATTGTATAAAGAAATGGGCTCGAGCACCGACTTCTGTAGACATGTCTGTGGAAAAGAATCAGAGCGGGAATTGGCGCTGCCCTGGTTGCCAGTCTGTGCAGCTGCTCATGGCGAAGGAAATTCGATATCTTTGCTTCTGTGGGAAGCGACCAGACCCTCCTGCTGATTTGTATCTGACACCGCATTCGTGTGGAGAGCCATGTGGGAAGCCATTGGAGAGGGAGGTTTCAGGCGGTGGCAATTACAATGACGATGATCGGTGCCCCCATGTCTGTGTTTTGCAGTGTCATCCAGGTCCATGCCCTCCTTGTAAAGCGTTTGCTCCTTCTCGCAGGTGCCCTTgtgggaagaagatgatcacgACGAGATGCTCTGATAGGAAATCCATGCTTACTTGTGGGCAGCCCTGTAGGAAGATTCTGGAATGTGGGCGTCACAGGTGTGAGCGAATTTGCCACCAGGGACCATGTGACCCTTGTAGGGCTACGATCAAAGCGTTGTGTTTCTGCAATAAGAAGGTTGAGATTCTTCTCTGTGGAGAGATGGTTGTTAAGGGGAATGTGAGACAGATGGATGGTGCTTTTTCGTGTAACTCCACTTGTGGTAAGAAGCTTGCTTGTGGAAATCATTTCTGTGGCGAGGATTGCCATCCTGGTCCATGTGGGGATTGCGGGTTGACGCCTTGGAGGATTAAGACCTGCTACTGTGGCAGAACGAGGATACAGAATGAAAGGCTGAGTTGCTTGGACCCAATTCCGACCTGCTGTGAGACTTGTGTTATGCTTCTTCCTTGTGGGATTCACCAATGTAAGGAGTCCTGTCATGCTGGGGACTGTCCTCCTTGTCTGGTTCCGGTGAACCAGAAATGCCGTTGTGGTTCTTCTTCTCGGACTGTTGAGTGTTACAGAACAGTGGACGAGAAGGATAAGTTTGTCTGCGATAAGCCTTGCGGGCGGAAAAAGACCTGTGGGAAGCACAGGTGCAGTGAGAGGTGTTGCCCTCTCTCTGATTCCAACAGCCAAGTTGTGGGCCTATGGGACCCTCATTTGTGTTCGATGGTATGTGGGAAGAAGCTCAGGTGTGGGCAGCATTCTTGTGAATCACTGTGCCACTGTGGCCATTGTCCACCTTGCCTTGAAACCATCTTCACTGACCTCACCTGTGCTTGTGGGAAGACTTCAATACCCCCTCCTCAGCCTTGTGGTACGCCTCCTCCTTCTTGTCAACACCCATGTTCAGTTCCCCAGCCCTGTGGCCATCCATCAACACACAGTTGCCATTTTGGTGATTGCCCACCTTGTTCAATTCCGGCAGCGAAGGAATGCATTGGTGGGCATGTCGTTCTCAGGAACATACCTTGTGGTACGAGGGATATTCGATGTAATCAGCTTTGTGGCAAGACACGACAATGTGGTATGCATGCCTGTGGAAGGACTTGTCATCCTCCACCTTGTGATTCTAACAGTGGGTCTGGGTCTGGGTCTGGTTCTGGTGTGAAGGATCCTTGTGGGCAAGTATGTGGTTCTCCTAGGAGAGATTGTAGGCACACATGCACTGCTACTTGTCATCCATTGTCACCTTGTCCTGATCTAAGATGTGATTTCCCTGTGACAATCACTTGTTCCTGCGGCCGGATTACTGCCACAGTCCCTTGCGATGCTGGAGGCAGTGGTCATGTTGATACTGTTCTCGAAGCATCTGTTATTCACAAATTGCCGGCTCCACTTCAACCTGTGGAAGCAACCGGCAAGAAGGTTCCACTTGGACAGAGAAAGCTCACCTGTGATGAGGAGTGCACAAAATTGGAGCGCAGACGAGTTCTTGCAGATGCTTTTGATATCACTGCACCAAACTTGGATGCTCTTCATTTTGGTGAGAACTCTACAGTTTCTGACATGCTTGCCGATCTATGTAGGCGAGATCCAAAATGGGTATTGTCTATTGAGGAGAGATTTAGGTTTCTGGTGCTTGGAAAGAATAAAGGAGGCACCTCAAATAGTCTGCGAGTTCATGTTTTCTCCTCAATggtgaaggagaagagagatgcTGTAAGGAAAATTGCAGAGAGATGGAAGCTTGCAATTCATGCAGCTGGTTGGGAGCCAAGGCGGTTCCTTGTGGTTCATGTCACCCCTAAGTCTAAAGCTCCATCTCGAATTCTTGGTGCCAAGGATGCTGGGCCTGTTGCTATGTCCCATACAGTTTTTGATCCAGTGGTAGACATGGATCCACGACTGGTTGTTGCTTTTTGGGATTTGCCAAGGGATGCCGATATAAGCGCTTTAGTCCTGAGGTTTGGTGGAGAGTGTGAACTGGTCTGGTTGAATGACAAGAATGCTTTGGCAGTATTTAGTGATCCTGCTCGAGCAGCAACTGCCCTGAGGCGGTTAGATCATGGCTCGGTGTATCATAGTGCGGCTGTAGTTCTTCAGAATGGTCCTACATCTTCTGGTCTTAATGCATGGGGAACTTGGGGTGCAAAGGAGGGGAGTGTAGGTACAACCCTGAAGGGTAATCCATGGAAAAAGGCTGTTGTACAGGAACCAAATTGGAAGGATGACTCTGGCAGAGACTGGCCTGGTGCCTCAGCTGATGTGCTTGTGTCTTCATGGAAAGGGAAGGAAGCTCCATTTGTTCCTTCAACAAATAGATGGGGTATTCTTGACTCAGACGCATTTTCGAATTCTGCTGCTACCTCTTCTGTGGGAACTGATAATACAGGTAACCATCGGATGGCAAGTTCTTCCACTTCAGAACAGGAATCGATCACTTCAGGTTCAAGTTCCACGGTGCAGCCTGGAGCGCTTAATGATGCCAACTTGTCTGAAGTAGTGGATGATTGGGAGAAAGATTGTAGTTAA
- the LOC122064290 gene encoding nuclear pore complex protein NUP155-like: MSREEEIVVRDVTNAGLVVSDRISREVSAQLDLEEALEAARYASHPYSSHPREWPPLVEVADTLELPPVLIERYNAASGEGTALCGIFTEIRRAWASVDNSLFLWRFDKWDGQCPEYSGEEQAICAVGLAKSKPGIFIEAIQHLLVLATPVELVLVGVCCTGRQDGTDPYAEVSLQPLPEYTIPSDGVTMTCITCTDNGKIFLAGRDGHIYEMQYTTGSGWHKRCRKVCLTAGLGGVISRWVVPNVFKFGAVDPIVEMVVDNERHILYARTEEMKLQVFDLGEDGIGPLKKVAEEKNLINQKDTPYGGRQSAGSRVTNRAAKPSVVCIAPLSTMESKWLHLVAILSDGKRMYLSTIPSSGNNVGGLGGLNTSRQKPCCLKVVTTRPSPPLGVSGGLTFGAMSLASRSQAEDLSLKVEAAYYSAGTLVLSDSSPPSMSSLLIVNKDSSTQSSLAGSFGTSSRSSRALRESVSSLPVEGHMLFVADVFPLPETAAIVQSLYLDSESFGFEGFGESCEKQSVKLWARGDLAMQHILPRRRIVIFSTMGMMEVVFNRPVDILRRLLESNTPRSILEDFFNRFGAGEAAAMCLMLAAKIVHSENLITNAVAEKAAEAFEDPRLIGMPQLEGSNALSNTRTPPGGFSMGQVVQEAEPIFSGAHEGLCLCSSRLLFPVWELPVMVVKGSVSSAAGFENGVIVCRLSVGPMQVLESKIRSLEQFLRSRRNQRRGLYGCVAGLGDVTGSILYGAGSNLGLGDQSMVRNLFGAYSRNIESSDSGASKRQRLPYSPAELAAMEVRAMECIRQLLLRSGEALFLLQLLSQHHVTRLVQGFDASLRQALVQLTFHQLVCSEEGDQLATRLISALMEYYTGSDGRGTVDDISGKLREGCPSYFKESDYKFYLAVECLERAAATADIEEKENLAREAFDLLTKVPESVDLSIVCKRFEDLRFYEAVVHLALQKAQAIDPAGDAFNEQIEASIRENALAQREQCYEIITNALRSLKGQTGSQREFGSPVRPVVQPVLDKSSRDRYIRQIVQLGVQSPDRAFHEHLYRTMIDIGLENELLEYGGSDLVPFLQNAARGPIQQVRPVSAISSGASPMGHSGSPLAAPMGHSGSPLAANQVKYCELLARYYVLKRQHVLAAHVLLRLAERHPSDAVDVPTLAQRRQYLSNAVLQAKNASNSDAVASSARGAFDNGLLDLLEGKLAVLRFQIKIKEELEAVASRVEASSGTSEFIPDDSPHRNLVADANHAKMAQEKAKELSVDLKSITQLYNDYAVPFELWEICLEMLYFANYSGDADSSIVRETWARLIDQALLRGGIAEACSVLKRVGSSVYPGDGAGLPLDTLCLHLEKAALERYVSGVELVGDEDVARAVLAACKGAAEPVLNIYDQLVSNGAILPSPNLKLRLLRSVLVVLREWAMSVLGQRMGTSATGASLILGGSLSLEQTAVINQGVRDKITSAANRYMTEVRRLALPQNQTEAAYRGFRELEESLLSPFSFERF, from the exons ATGTCGAGGGAAGAGGAGATTGTCGTCAGGGATGTCACTAATGCTGGCCTTGTCGTGAGTGACCGCATTAGCAGAGAGGTCTCCGCTCAGCTCGACCTCGAAGAGGCCCTTGAAGCCGCCAGATACGCAAGTCACCCGTACTCGTCTCATCCCAGAGAG TGGCCTCCTTTGGTTGAAGTGGCGGATACTTTGGAGTTGCCTCCTGTACTGATTGAAAGATACAATGCAGCCAGTGGGGAGGGTACAGCATTATGTGGAATATTTACAGAGATACGCCGGGCATGGGCGTCGGTAGATAACTCTTTGTTTCTTTGGCGTTTTGATAAATG GGATGGTCAGTGCCCTGAATATAGTGGTGAGGAACAAGCTATTTGTGCTGTTGGCCTGGCCAAATCTAAGCCTGGCATCTTTATTGAAGCCATTCAGCATCTCTTAGTCCTTGCAACTCCTGTTGAG TTGGTACTTGTAGGAGTATGCTGTACTGGGAGGCAAGATGGAACAGATCCATATGCTGAGGTTTCACTACAGCCCTTGCCAGAATATACAATACCATCTGATGGTGTCACAATGACATGTATCACATGTACAGATAATGGTAAGATTTTCCTGGCTGGCCGTGATGGTCACATTTACGAGATGCAGTATACTACTGGTTCAGGCTGGCACAAGCGTTGTCGTAAAGTATGCCTTACAGCAGGTTTAGGAGGTGTTATTTCAAG GTGGGTTGTGCCAAATGTGTTCAAGTTTGGAGCTGTTGACCCCATCGTTGAAATGGTTGTGGATAATGAGAGACACATTCTTTATGCAAGAACAGAGGAGATGAAACTTCAGGTGTTTGATCTGGGGGAAGATGGTATTGGTCCACTTAAGAAAGTTGCAGAAGAAAAGAATTTGATCAATCAGAAGGATACACCTTATGGGGGTAGACAGTCTGCTGGATCTAGAGTCACTAACCGGGCAGCAAAACCATCAGTAGTTTGCATTGCACCTTTGTCAACCATGGAATCAAAGTGGCTACACCTTGTTGCTATTTTATCAGATGGTAAGAGGATGTACCTTTCCACCATTCCTTCTAGTGGGAACAACGTTGGAGGTTTGGGTGGACTAAATACCTCTCGTCAGAAGCCGTGCTGTTTAAAGGTTGTAACAACCAGGCCGTCACCTCCTTTAGGGGTCAGTGGTGGGCTTACCTTTGGAGCCATGTCTCTTGCTAGTAGATCACAGGCTGAGGATCTGTCTCTGAAGGTAGAAGCAGCATACTATTCTGCAGGCACTCTTGTCCTCTCTGATTCATCACCCCCATCCATGTCCTCTCTTCTCATTGTGAACAAGGATTCAAGCACACAGTCATCTCTCGCAGGCAGTTTTGGGACAAGTTCAAGGAGCTCTCGGGCTTTAAGGGAATCCGTATCTTCTCTACCTGTAGAAGGCCACATGCTTTTTGTGGCTGATGTTTTCCCTCTTCCAGAAACGGCAGCTATTGTGCAGTCGCTGTATTTAGATTCAGAATCCTTTGGATTTGAGGGTTTTGGAGAATCATGTGAGAAACAATCTGTTAAACTTTGGGCCAGAGGTGACCTTGCAATGCAACATATTTTGCCAAGGAGGAGGATTGTCATTTTTAGTACCATGGGTATGATGGAAGTGGTTTTCAACCGGCCAGTTGACATTCTGCGAAGGTTGTTAGAGTCCAATACACCAAGATCAATATTAGAGGATTTCTTTAACCGTTTTGGAGCTGGAGAAGCGGCGGCAATGTGTTTAATGCTGGCTGCAAAGATAGTCCATTCTGAAAACCTAATAACAAATGCTGTTGCTGAGAAGGCAGCTGAAGCATTTGAAGATCCACGTCTAATTGGAATGCCACAACTTGAAGGCAGTAATGCATTGTCAAACACAAGAACACCCCCTGGAGGCTTCAGTATGGGGCAGGTTGTTCAAGAGGCTGAACCCATTTTTTCTGGTGCTCATGAAGGACTTTGCTTGTGCTCATCAAGGTTGCTTTTTCCTGTGTGGGAGCTTCCTGTTATGGTTGTCAAGGGCAGTGTAAGTTCTGCTGCTGGTTTTGAGAATGGGGTGATTGTTTGCAGACTTTCTGTTGGGCCGATGCAAGTCCTTGAAAGCAAGATTCGTTCATTAGAACAGTTTTTAAGGTCAAGAAGAAACCAGAGGAGGGGACTATATGGTTGTGTTGCTGGTCTGGGAGATGTGACTGGTTCTATTCTGTATGGAGCTGGTTCAAATTTAGGACTTGGTGACCAGAGCATGGTAAGAAACTTGTTTGGTGCTTACTCCCGAAACATTGAGTCAAGTGACAGCGGGGCATCTAAACGGCAGCGCCTTCCTTATAGTCCTGCAGAACTGGCTGCCATGGAG GTGAGAGCAATGGAATGTATTAGGCAGTTGCTCCTTAGATCTGGTGAAGCACTATTTTTACTCCAACTTCTTTCACAGCATCATGTGACTCGATTGGTTCAAGGGTTTGATGCCAGCCTGCGGCAGGCATTAGTTCAATTGACATTTCATCAGCTGGTTTGTTCTGAGGAGGGTGATCAGCTTGCTACAAGGCTTATATCTGCTCTTATGGAG TATTATACTGGTTCCGATGGCCGAGGGACAGTGGATGATATCAGTGGGAAATTACGGGAAGGTTGTCCAAGCTATTTCAAGGAGTCTGACTATAAATTCTATCTTGCTGTTGAGTGTCTTGAGAGAGCTGCAGCCACTGCTGACATTGAAGAGAAGGAGAATCTCGCTAGAGAGGCTTTTGATTTGTTAACTAAAGTTCCAGAGTCAGTGGATTTGAGTATTGTATGCAAACGATTTGAAGATTTGAG ATTTTATGAAGCTGTGGTACATCTAGCACTGCAAAAGGCACAAGCGATTGATCCTGCAGGAGATGCTTTCAATGAGCAAATTGAAGCAAGCATTCGAGAAAATGCCCTAGCTCAACGTGAGCAGTGCTATGAGATTATCACCAATGCTTTACGTTCTTTGAAGGGACAAACAGGGTCACAAAGGGAATTTGGTTCTCCTGTTAGACCTGTTGTGCAACCTGTCCTTGATAAATCCTCTCGGGACAGATATATTCGGCAGATTGTTCAGCTTGGTGTCCAGTCACCTGACAGAGCATTTCATGAGCATTTGTACAGAACAATGATTGATATAGGCCTTGAGAATGAGCTGTTGGAGTATGGGGGTTCTGATTTGGTGCCTTTTCTGCAGAATGCTGCCCGTGGGCCGATACAACAG GTTCGGCCCGTATCTGCCATATCATCTGGGGCGTCTCCTATGGGTCACTCAGGGTCACCACTTGCCGCTCCTATGGGTCACTCAGGGTCACCACTTGCCGCTAATCAAGTCAAGTACTGTGAACTTCTGGCAAGATATTATGTATTAAAGAGGCAGCATGTCCTTGCAGCTCATGTATTGTTGAGACTCGCAGAAAGACACCCCTCTGATGCTGTAGATGTCCCTACACTGGCGCAAAG ACGCCAATACCTCAGTAATGCAGTTCTGCAGGCAAAGAATGCAAGCAATAGTGATGCTGTAGCAAGTTCAGCCCGAGGTGCTTTTGACAACGGGTTATTGGATTTGCTTGAAGGGAAGCTTGCGGTTCTTCGTTTTCAAATCAAGATCAAAGAGGAACTGGAGGCTGTTGCCTCAAGGGTAGAGGCTTCATCTGGTACTTCTGAGTTCATTCCTGATGACTCCCCCCACAGAAATCTGGTTGCTGATGCCAATCATGCAAAAATGGCACAAGAGAAGGCCAAAGAGCTATCAGTGGATTTGAAAAGTATCACTCAATTATACAATGACTATGCAGTTCCATTTGAGCTTTGGGAG ATATGTTTGGAGATGCTCTACTTTGCGAATTATTCTGGAGATGCTGATAGTAGTATTGTCAGAGAAACCTGGGCCAGACTTATTGATCAAGCTCTTTTGAGGGGTGGAATTGCTGAAGCTTGTTCCGTTTTGAAGAGGGTTGGTTCTAGTGTTTATCCTGGAGATGGAGCTGGCTTGCCTCTAGATACACTATGTCTGCACCTTGAGAAGGCTGCACTG GAGCGATATGTTTCAGGAGTTGAACTTGTTGGAGATGAAGATGTTGCAAGGGCTGTTCTTGCAGCTTGCAAGGGTGCTGCTGAACCTGTGTTAAACATCTATGACCAATTGGTCTCGAATGGAGCTATATTGCCATCACCAAACCTCAAGTTGCGCCTTCTACGTTCTGTGCTTGTGGTGCTTCGTGAATGGGCAATGTCAGTGCTTGGGCAGAGGATGGGAACTAGTGCTACTGGAGCTTCTCTTATTCTAGGTGGATCATTATCCTTGGAGCAAACAGCTGTCATAAATCAAGGAGTCCGAGATAAAATCACTAGTGCAGCAAACCG GTATATGACTGAAGTGCGGCGTTTAGCTCTTCCACAGAACCAGACGGAGGCTGCTTACCGAGGTTTCCGAGAACTTGAAGAGTCACTGCTGAGTCCCTTTTCTTTTGAGcggttttga